A stretch of the Helicoverpa armigera isolate CAAS_96S chromosome 5, ASM3070526v1, whole genome shotgun sequence genome encodes the following:
- the LOC110379356 gene encoding circadian clock-controlled protein daywake has translation MKMWSGILCLVVVPLVAGFDKFFINFGGFVCPREEKALGKCLRDALNAYIPQLATGVPEYGVPPCEPMVVPALSIQQSTGPISVKSSYSDVSVRGPSSMRVKDVESLKLLRTLHILGTGEFDPSTDLRNGGQSGVMTFLGVDSHQHRVVARLYIPELRMKGHYRLEGNLLMLPIDGEGQFSAKYGEIDATVTIVLGRQPRHNDVDSLKCKELDVSFHVGYASMKLENLFGDDGDLSNTMNQFLNDNWQKLLEELQTPMEDALRDFLKPLADHAFSTLNADDILSQ, from the exons TTGGTGGCTTCGTGTGTCCTAGAGAAGAGAAAGCGTTGGGCAAGTGTCTGCGAGATGCCTTGAACGCCTACATACCACAGTTAGCAACAG GCGTGCCCGAATACGGCGTGCCACCATGCGAGCCTATGGTGGTGCCTGCTCTATCTATCCAGCAGTCTACAGGACCCATCTCCGTCAAGTCCAGTTATTCTGACGTCTCCGTCAGGGGCCCGTCTTCTATGCGAGTTAAGGATGTAGA ATCACTAAAGCTGTTGAGAACCCTACACATCCTGGGGACTGGGGAGTTTGATCCAAGCACGGACCTTCGAAATGGTGGACAGAGTGGCGTTATGACATTCCTAGG cgtGGATTCCCATCAGCACCGAGTGGTAGCGAGGCTGTACATTCCTGAATTGAGGATGAAGGGGCACTACAGGCTCGAGGGTAACCTGCTCATGCTGCCCATTGACGGAGAGGGCCAGTTCTCTGCTAAATATG GCGAAATAGACGCAACAGTGACCATAGTGCTGGGTCGTCAGCCGCGTCATAATGACGTGGACTCCCTCAAGTGCAAGGAGTTGGATGTTTCCTTCCACGTCGGGTACGCCTCCATGAAGCTAGAGAACCTGTTCGGTGATGATGGCGATTTGA GTAACACAATGAACCAGTTCCTGAATGACAACTGGCAGAAGTTGCTGGAAGAGCTACAGACGCCTATGGAAGACGCTCTCAGAGACTTCTTGAAGCCGCTTGCTGACCACGCATTCTCTACACTCAACGCTGACGATATTCTTTCTCAATAG